A single window of Anomaloglossus baeobatrachus isolate aAnoBae1 chromosome 9, aAnoBae1.hap1, whole genome shotgun sequence DNA harbors:
- the LOC142251726 gene encoding major histocompatibility complex class I-related protein 1-like, which translates to MSRYVSAEVFLLIIFVHFTCAVLALFPAQFSFSSLHSSRSLPCTVLTLFPAQFSFSSLHSHYFHTTVIFDLNSNFALFTETKTLDDVVLYWYDSVDEVVERRVPWFKTTYTNLYQESAITYEHQIKMQNLLASIINYRNQTTGYHILQILQGCSIDDDGAIQGSFIFHYDGKPFCFFNVKTVKFVAETPGAEAFVQASNSNETVLQQNLHILMNTCIPHITELLSLGNCTFSRKEVPVVKVTQIPIDNGTLRVRCRAYGHYPKDISLMWYKNGEQLSEEMMERTTLPLLDLTYLTSLSFNVTSTTDDVYTCKVNHTSMLRDFSQDWRILSDSESLGSAPPSPPIWPVVAICLAVILVIAVITFGSVFFALKRQLHEPFEENVEIMGHNVVQKVASGHQSMCIICKQVYEAADVSVIC; encoded by the exons ATGAGCAGATACGTATCGGCTGAGGTTTTCCTCCTGATAATATTCGTTCACTTCACTTGTGCAG TTTTAGCTCTCTTCCCTGCACAGTTCTCATTCTCTTCCCTGCACAGTTCTCGCTCTCTTCCCTGCACAGTTCTCACTCTATTCCCTGCACAGTTCTCATTCTCTTCCCTGCAC TCTCATTATTTCCACACGACTGTGATCTTTGATTTGAACTCAAACTTTGCATTATTTACTGAGACGAAGACGCTGGACGACGTCGTTCTTTACTGGTATGACAGCGTCGATGAAGTGGTGGAACGTCGCGTTCCCTGGTTTAAAACTACATACACAAATTTATATCAGGAAAGTGCCATTACTTATGAACATCAGATAAAAATGCAAAACCTTCTTGCCAGCATCATAAACTACCGAAACCAAACTACGG gATACCACATACTGCAGATATTGCAGGGATGCTCGATAGACGATGACGGCGCCATCCAGGGTTCATTCATCTTTCATTATGAtggaaaacctttttgtttttttaacgtgAAGACGGTAAAGTTTGTAGCAGAGACGCCGGGCGCCGAGGCATTTGTACAAGCCTCTAATTCTAATGAAACTGTGCTACAACAAAACCTCCATATTTTGATGAATACGTGTATCCCGCACATCACTGAACTGCTGTCCCTGGGAAACTGCACATTCAGTAGGAAAG AAGTTCCAGTTGTGAAGGTGACCCAGATCCCCATAGACAATGGCACACTGAGGGTGCGCTGCCGGGCGTATGGACATTACCCCAAAGACATCTCCTTAATGTGGTACAAGAATGGAGAACAGCTATCGGAGGAGATGATGGAAAGGACGACCCTGCCATTACTGGACCTGACGTATCTGACCTCTTTATCATTCAATGTCACCTCTACGACTGATGATGTGTACACCTGTAAGGTCAACCATACTAGTATGCTGCGGGACTTCTCCCAGGACTGGA GAATTCTGAGCGACTCTGAGAGTCTCGGCAGTGCTCCTCCTAGCCCTCCTATTTGGCCAGTGGTTGCGATCTGTCTGGCCGTCATCCTCGTCATCGCTGTCATTACGTTTGGTTCAGTTTTCTTTGCTTTAAAAAGACAATTACATGAACCATTTGAAGAAAACGTGGA AATAATGGGACATAATGTGGTTCAAAAAGTTGCAAGTGGCCATCAGTCAATGTGCATTATCTGTAAGCAAGTCTACGAGGCGGCGGACGTCAGCGTCATCTGCTAA